A stretch of Haloprofundus halophilus DNA encodes these proteins:
- the gvpH gene encoding gas vesicle protein GvpH — protein MTDDPVDRHGDDPEEWPSRGIVARVQSLLETLAAMDRNGESRRVGTGSGRSGPADFDFGYSIRTGIADRPDDGTERTYHAPSEESFDPSNVHLDSRVDDDGYHVIADVPGVSASRIDAELRGGGRTLVVTVDDRLVGRVAFDAPMRLAETAVRNHVLRARLELREET, from the coding sequence GTGACCGACGACCCAGTCGACAGACACGGCGACGACCCCGAAGAGTGGCCGTCGCGCGGCATCGTCGCGCGCGTCCAGTCGCTCTTGGAGACGCTCGCGGCGATGGACCGCAACGGCGAGAGCCGACGCGTCGGCACCGGAAGCGGCCGCTCCGGACCGGCCGACTTCGACTTCGGCTACTCGATTCGGACGGGTATCGCCGACCGACCCGACGACGGGACGGAGCGAACGTACCACGCGCCTTCCGAGGAGTCGTTCGACCCCTCGAACGTCCACCTCGACAGCCGCGTCGACGACGACGGCTACCACGTCATCGCCGACGTTCCCGGCGTCTCGGCGTCGCGAATCGACGCGGAGCTCCGCGGCGGGGGACGGACGCTCGTCGTCACCGTCGACGACCGACTCGTCGGCCGAGTGGCGTTCGACGCGCCGATGCGACTCGCCGAGACGGCGGTGCGAAACCACGTCCTTCGCGCGCGACTCGAACTCCGGGAGGAAACATGA
- the gvpG gene encoding gas vesicle protein GvpG: MFILDRLLMKPFLTIADTLHTMAVNEVYDVGAIQDELKETRLLYELGELDRETYEARRERLREDLELAEEMQQKLLSGNVQVAQT; the protein is encoded by the coding sequence ATGTTCATCCTCGACAGACTGCTGATGAAGCCGTTTCTGACCATCGCGGACACGCTGCACACGATGGCGGTCAACGAAGTGTACGACGTGGGCGCGATTCAGGACGAACTGAAGGAGACGCGGCTGCTGTACGAACTCGGCGAACTGGACAGAGAGACGTACGAAGCGCGGCGCGAACGGCTCCGAGAGGACCTCGAACTGGCCGAAGAGATGCAACAGAAACTGCTCAGCGGCAACGTACAGGTGGCACAGACGTGA